AAATCAACCTCGCGAACTTGTCGAGTTCTTTGCTAACACACACACTTTCCACGTCAGCATGATTGTATTTTCCGATAGGGTGGTTAAGGATGGTGGAAACTAGGTCCAATACATAGTGCATTCCCTGTTTTCCTTGCCTTAGCTTCCATGCTCCCAATAACTCAGAACACTTCGGTGAACCGCGAAGGTACTCGCGCAGCAACGATCCTCCGTCTTCGGATTTAAGGAGCTTGATGAACTCTTTTGCGGCGTCGGAGCATAGCTTTATCTCCAGCGAGGTGATCCTGTGGAGCAGTTCTTTGAGCTTCGCGTCGTGTGTGACCTTTGCATGCAGGTTTAGGCCAGCACCTTCGCGATCCGCCATGGCTGCAATGTGGTGAATGAGGAAGGaatttgaattgtttgggtggACGAATTTGAACCTGCAAGATAACTTGAGAAGTGAACTAGGGTTTTAGTAGGGTTTCAGTGGAACAGAACCCCAATGGAGAAAGAAACGACGCGGGCATGGGTTGGAACTTATttgaatattatttattttgagttaattatCAATTATGTCCTCGAAATTGTAAGACGCTAACAATAATAACCATAATATTTGTTAAAGATAATTATACTCTTGAAAATTCTAAAAACGCAACAAATCTATTCAACCGTGAAGTGAACCCTTCTCCATTAAACGAATTTTGGTAATGTGGCAGACAGAATTTCAACGTGGCATCCTCATAAGGTCTTCTGTCTCGTTTCTCCTTTATATGGAATGAGAGAGAATGTTTTCCCAATTCATCACAAACATAAACTCTAACTACTATCATGCATGGTGGAAGCAGAGACATGTCCAATAACAATCGAAGGACACAGTCAGTGAAAAATAGTAACTCTGAAGGGCTCGACGAACACGGGAGCAAGCTATACGACGGGACATGCTTCTGCCGTCTTCAGGTGGTGGCGTTGAAATTGAAGACGAGGAGAAACCCAGGGAGATGGTTTTTCAGGTGTCCTCTATGATTTTTCAGGTGTCCTCTGTGGAAGGTATGTATGAATTTTCTGGTGAATCTGTTCCCATTCCCTATTGAGAGTTGAGCTTGATGAATGGCTTTTGTGCTGGGCAGACGAAGAACACTGGGTGTCGTTATTTTCAGTAGATGGATGAAACCAACGAAGAATCTGTTGGGTTGGAGAAAATCTCGAAGAATGGAACACTAGTATGCAATGAATGTGGAGTCTTGAAAGGGAGATTTACCAGTTTTGAGACAGAGACCATACACAGAGATGGAAAGATGATGAGGGAGCACATGAAGAAAGTTGAATTGTTTCTATGCATCATTCTGTGTGGAATTGTACTGAGTTTGATTTTGAGTGTGATTTGTTTGGTTAGATAGGAGAAGGGATGCATGCAAGACAGTTTATAATAATGGATGTTATGTGTTATTGTTTTGTGGAATTTATGTTGACATTGTTGTAGCTATTTTTGTTGCTTGTTAATGAATTAGATCTGTGTGTTACACTCAATTGAATACTGACAAGAACATGAATGGAGTGAATACAACTAAGTAAAAAAGCGCAACTCAGATATGTTAACTAATTTGAGATGGATTTAAGAACTGAAACACTGCTAAAGGAACACGAATAATACCAAAATATTTGGTCTGCATAACATTTAGCAGTAACACATATTGTTCCAACCAAAATACTGAATACTCGCTAATTAGTCTTAATATCAGACACCAAAAGACTTAAATTGTGCAGCAAAGGCCAATAACCATCAATGCTAATATCAACATATAACTCAAAAAGTAGAAAAAATATTGCAACCAAACTTCAACTTATAACCCAAAAGAAGAACTAATCAGAGATCCAAGTCTCCTTCAACCAGACTGATTTGACATGAACTTAGAGAATCTAGAAGTTGTTGCTTTACTAGCTCCATTCATGGTTTCATTTGACACCACTGGAGTCCTTGTGGTGTTTGCAACTCCTAAACCAGGGACAGCAGTTGAAGTAGGTTCAACGGGCCGTATTTGTGGGGGCCTAAATGGTGGGTTGGGCCTTGGAGTGGTTGTTGGACTTGGAGTTGTGGGCCTTGGAGTGGCTGCTGGACTTGGAGCTGATGGGGGCCTCATAATAGGCATCTTTACCCTGATTCCTTCCCTGCTATAAGAAGCAGCAGCGGCAACAGCAGTATTGGAGGGAGTTTTAGGAGTTGATGTAGCACCTTTGCTAGATCTGGTTGCTCTCCTCCCAAGGTTGGTCCCAAGAGCTCTCTTCCCAGCAGACTGACTTGTTGAACCGGGTATGTTGAGATTCGCCTACAAAAAATAACTCTAAGTTCCACTTGTCAAGTTACTGCCTCAGTATTGATTGATATATGTACTACCTCTTCATCAGCTTCATAATGTGGGTGGCCTTGTGTGAGCTCCTCTTCAACTGCATCTATGGTCTCCTCCCAAAACCTCTCTTACTCTGAGTCTGACATGTCCTCTAAATCTATATGTGGCAAATTTTCTTGAGTTGTTGGCTGGACATGTCCTCCATCTGGCTGACCTGCTTGAGGTACTTGCTGTGCGTTTGCATCTTCCTCAGATACCACATGAGTCTTCTTATCAGGACAGGTTCTGGAGTTGTGCCCAACCTACGAAGACAACATCATTCCAACCATCAATATATAACAATActcaacagcaagattgatagaacaagttagtttttttttattttacctttttgcaatatttacaacttgttttgccATAACTCCTCTTAAGTTTGTACTGGCTACCACTCTGTCTTTCTGATTCATGTCGAGCTCTCTTTTTTGTAGGTCTTCCTATTGGCCTCTTATAAGATGGAGGGAGACATGACAGTCCCTCTGTATCAGCCCAATACTCCTGACTAGGGATTGCGTTGATATAAAATTGGTAAGTTCTGTTATATGCATTCATAGTCAGCCAATGAGGGAATACTAGATTTTCATCCTCAGAATTAGAACCAGGCGGGGTCTGCAACTCCTCAGGCTAGTACTGATATTCAGTTGGCCCAGCATCAGGGTCATTTTGGTTAGGAACAACCACCCTTGGAGCTTGATTCTCCTCCCTGGGTGGCAGGATCTTCTGACCTGATGGAGGAGGTCTTGGATGACGCCTCCAACCTTGTGACGCATTCATATGATTAGGTAAGTGTATAACAAACAACTTTTGGCAATTAAAATAGAATGTCAACAGTAAGCAATTTTCATCCTAGGCTCTACAATTCATTAACAATACAATTGTGAataattgcatgttttaagCTACAAAAATATACAACACATATACTAACCTGGTTGTTCGTCACAATTGTTCTGTGCATCATGTTGCGCTCTACCAGACGGTTGGTGCCTTCCATGTTTCTTCCTGCGCTTTCTTCCCCGGCCATCGACTTCCTGACGCTGAGATTGCCCCCCTTCGCCTTCAACATGTGTCTCATGGTTATTTCCTAAATTGGGTTCCTCATTTTCAACAGTTGCAGCATCAGTTTCAATGGGTACGTTATCAGTACCTACACCATCTTTCTCCGATTGATCATTTCCCCCTTTACTCAACGTTGATTCACCCTCCTGTTGTTGTTGCTCCGCGTACTGTGGGGGATCATCTTGATGAGTTTTCTGAATTTCTGAAATAGCTCCATCTACTACTATATCATCTGGTCCTCCATGTTCATCATGCTGTGGGAGATCCTGGTCATGATTTTGCTGGTCTTCTGAAGGAGGTCCCTCAACTTCATCAACTAACTATGAATCGGTGTCAATAGGATGCTCAAAATAAAAGTGGACCCTGTTTTCATACTTCAGTGCAGCATCACACAACTTAACCAGATCGGCATCCCTTCTCAGCACCCGTAGCCCGTTAGCTAAATCCATCCCCAGCTCCAACCAATACACTTCATTATACCTAGTATAACCTAAATCCAGAAACAAACCCTCAACAAGGAACAGATTACATGTATCAACATGCACCCTGTCGATGACACTCACTAAACCATCGTTATACCTCACCACACCATCCGCATCCTTCTCTAACCAACCCCGATGGTGATATACAAACGTGATATGAGTTGCCATCTAACACAAAACATCAATAAGTAATAATCAGATAAATCAACACATCAAGACAACCATCAGAACAAATTTTCACTTCATCACCAACAATATGCAAACCCCAACGAATTGATAACAAGAAGAACGGAAACAATAAATGCTTACCGAAACCTTCGTTGTTCAATGGAGATTTCTTCACCTAGTATCAATGCCAAACGTGAGATTGCATGTGATGTTAACAATTTCAAGATGCGAATGCAGAGACACACGAGATGAAGATAAACATAGATCAACACTAAGAAACTCTTTAGTTTCCTGCATCCTAAGGTTAGCCTGGTCATTTACTAGGAATTGGACAATTAGGGTTTCATGAATTAGGGATAAACATGAAACGGGACGGAAGGCTTTATGAGGATGCTACGTTGGAATCCCGTCTGCCACATCACCAAGCTCCGTTTAACGGAGAAGGGCTCACTTCACAATTGGGCAGGTTTGTTGCGTTTTTAGAATTTTCAAGGGTATAATTGTCTTTAACAAATATTAGGGTTATTATTGTCAGCGTCTTACAATTTCGGGGgcataattaataatttactctttaagaaaacaccaaaaattGACTTGAGCATTACAGTGTCctttaggtagcgtttgttttgaggtactgaaacagagactgagagactgaaACTCAGTATCGTGTTTGTTAGTTtagagactggtactaaaatttctgtctctgtctctaaaatttcagtattccAGTACCTCTaaaaagtagggacacaggggactgaaatttttagagatgaaaactaaaactttaataacattttatacctaaaatactttcatttcaactaattaattccaattttaccctttatgcaaattaaattagagtttcattcttgtttcaattcaTGTCTTCCATTTTGCACAAAAAagaatactaaaatttatttcaatccttgtctcttagtctctgtctctcagtctcgATCTTTCcgtctctgtctctccaccaaacgctaccttacAGATATCCGTGCCTCTTGTTCTTCATCTACCAATGTATAACTCATCCAACTAGAAAAATCTAAAGTTATTTCAAGGTGGACGAGTTACACAGAAGAAATCGACCAGCTGAACAAGAACAACCTCTATTATGTTTGCTTCACTATCAACTCATTCTCCACTAGTCTATCTCTCTTCACCTTCTCCTTAAGCTCCCTTTCTTGTCGCACTTATATAGTTGACATTGCCTCCGTGGTCATTGTCATTGACTCGCAAGAATCCATTGAAAAATTCTATATCCATGCATATgaaataaccaaaaaaaaaaaaaagtgcaaAGAGGGGATACTAAAAGCAATGGAAATTCCAATCACAAAAGTGAAAGGAAAAGATCAAGAATAACTAAAGTTTGACATGGTTGTTAAAGGTAGCTCGAGGATACATTAATTCCATAAAAACACACTCAAAGATAGGCAAGCCTTCATTAGTTGACTTGTGAATGAAAGAACTTCTCCTTCCTACAGGTTCCCCCCACCATAGCCTGCTTACGGGCATGGTTATAAATACTGTTTTTTGTTGTAGTGATGATGCATGGTTACAACTTTGGCGAGGTTTGGTTATTTTGGAAAATTGAAATTCTTCCTAGGAATATGGGATGCTGGGAGCAAAGCCAACTTCTGTTCTTGTGGTTTACAACGCTAAATTTGGCAAAGATAGCATAGAAAAATTGGCAAATACATCTCAATATTAAAAGTTGTGATAATCAGTTCGCATTACATATATATAACAGCAAGTCCATTTTAAGAGTATAGTTAGGTTTGAGGATAATTTATCAGTATGGTGTATATAATTAGCTGTTAGTTATTAGGTTGTATTTGGTTAGTGGGTGTGTGTTCTTCAAATACATAGACACACTAGCACACATCTATCGTGCGACACAAATTTTGAAAGACATGATGACAAACAATTAGTTGATGGTGCTAGTGGAGGAAGAAATGGAGTGGATTAGGATTTGAGAGTAAAattggtattttttaaaattattatatgtaGTGTTCAATTGTGGTCTATAATTACTAAACAAGTTATAAGAATTTGTGTATCTTTTATATCTGTCTTTATTGTTCATGTCTTTGTGTCCATATCTCACACTAGTTAAACCAAACGCGGTCAGAGTGTAATTGATTCTGTTACTTATAATCATTTTTACCTACTCAGAAAATCCTTATTCTTTCTGTTCTCTGTATTCTTCCTCGCACCTTTCTCTTCTACAGTTCTACCATTTCATTTCCCTTTCTATGCTCTAGGCTTGATCAGGAACAAAATTTCACAAGTTGACTTTCACCATTAAATACTACAATCTCAATAATTTTGATTACACTGATTAACAAAATTGAGCATTATCATATGAGCAAAAACAATTGATCACAAAACACCTACAAAACAGAACATTGAATATTTTCCATGAAAAGTTGTATGACTAAACCTCTATATATTAAATAACTTAACACTAATCTAACCTTACATGCCTTGAGAAACCAGAGCATTGAACAAACTTGCCTCATCCATGccacaaaaataattaaattccCTAAAGTTCACCTCTAAGATGATCCAATTAAAACACACAAATTCCTCACTAATACTTGCATGTgtccatcatcatcatcatgtaTTATAATGGTTGTAGAATCTGATACTTTGTAGTAACATCACATGGAACTTGATCCATATGAATCACAACCCTTCTTCATCAATTTCACATTTCGTGCTCTTGCTTTTTTTCTTGGATTTCGATTTACTCTTTGACACAATCTTCTCACCTTCATCATTTTCTTTAGACTTTTTGCCTTCTTTGCTATTCTTAGATCTTTTCTTCCTCTCACTATCTGTAACATTTCCTTTGTTCTTTGAAGACTTTTTCCTTTTCAAAGATGGTGCTTCAATCCCTTCCATAACACCGATCTCGTTCACAGATTGCTCCTTGCATGGTAGATCTGCCCCTTGGGGTATTTCTGCTTATATAATgaaaatttacaaaaataaagaactgctacccaaaacaaataagaaatcttaaaataaagaaattacaagtcttaaaagttaaaacacTGCATTATAACATTTAGGTGATGTACACTTCATGAACTTACTATTATTGTCCTTGGGTCAACATAAACTCCAGCAGTTCACTTTATTTTCagacttttgttataaaaaagtGAACTTTTTTGCATAAAAAAGCTAAAACAAACACACCTAGATTAAACAGATATTATTGGAGTGGAATTTTGAGTCTTATTAGTAAGATTGATGCCAACAGCTGCAGGCCACAGCTCCTAAATCATTGTTTCATTCCAAAGCATGTCATTTAATCAGATTAACAATGAGGTATAATATTAGAGGATTACTCAAGGCATCATAACCTATGATCATCCATGTCTTCTGTCCTTCATTTTTTCTTCCCAAAAGAAAAAACAACAAATGTAGAactcaaaatataaataaaataagaaagaaagtTACTAACCTTCAACAGTGAAGCCGGAATCAAAAACCACATGCAAAAGATGTTGCTTAAGGAAAACCTACAACCAATGAAAATTAACAAAAtgatgattaaaaaaaatgattttccAGTGGCATACACATACAAGCATCATGAACATTATATAGCATACAGCAATGGACAAAGAAAGAAGGCAAAACACCTACAGAAGAAAGAAGCTGCCTAGTCTTTGTATCCCAAAGTCGCAGATAGCTGTCCAATCCTAGACAGAAAGAGAGGTGGGAACATGATATGGACATTAGCAGCAGGGCATTATCAACTATGAACCATTTAACCTCATCTACATTTATGTACAGGTTAAGAAGAGATGCTCACCACATGAAGCTACCACAGGAAGCTCAGGGTGCCTAACTATGGATCTGATGCTTCCCGAGCACTTCCCAGTAAAACATCCTAGCAATTTACCTGTAATATAAAAAAGCAAATAGAGTTCATAATAATTGCAAGATACAGTTTAACTCAATTGCACCTGTTGATAATTGTCTAAATACCAGCAACAAAGCAATATTGATTAAATTTGGGACAAGGATTCTATAAAACAAAGGAGACGAGAAAATGGGAAGAATCTGACATTTACCCTTAGAAGTGTAGAGAAAATAAGGAGGAATTGTATGGGGGCTGCAATAAACCTTTTCTCTACTTTCAGAAAATTAGAGAAACTGAGCCACATATGCAAAGAATATCGAATCTCATTGATTAACAAAGATTTTATTGCATACATGTATGCTAATTAAACAACACTGTAATGGGAAGTACCTGTTCGTATGTCAAAAGAAGCCATGTCACCAGACCCATTTCCTACATAGATTGAATTTCCATCTATATCCTCTGCTAATGCTTTAATTGGTGTCTCACGGAAATCAAAAGAAAGAACAGGCCTTCTCTGTGCAGAGATGTCATAAAGGCGAATCTGTCCAGTTTATGTTAAAAGGGTAATGAAAATGAGTAATAAAGTGTAGCTGCTGGAAGCAATGCTTCCTTATGCATTGTAATAGAGGTGTGACAGCTTAATAAAGTCGACGCATTACACTTTAATCATATGGAAAACAGAAAGTTCTCATCCTGAAAAATCCTTGGAGGTTATTCAAAATATTTGAAACCTCTCTTTTTATTTATGCAACACAATGAATGCGGAAAGAACAATGGAGCATTTTTTGCGGAAACGCAATACTAAAAACTCCCTGTTGATTTCATCATTATAAACAGAAACAAGAAGAAGCACAGTTATCGCTTGAAGGAACTTAATCACTGAACTAAAAGCATCGCAGAACAGATTATGTAATTCTAGCAAACTATTCTTACATAAACCTTGTGGAAACATGTTCTCCTCTTCAAAGTGTATGGTTTCTGACTCTTGCACAAATTATTAATCCTTGTCAAGAGTATCAGAAggggaaaaaatattttatttcttactACTTGTTAGAGATCAAAACCAGTTTGATAAAATGAAGAATTGACTTGTTAAAATTACCTGATGGCTGTTGGTGCCAGCAACAAACTTCCGATGGTCATCTTTCCTTAGAAATGCGGCCGATGTAAACCAGGTTGGTGTGAATATCCCAAGGCTGTCCTTGGGAGGCTGCATAGGTCAAAAGAATTGGTATATCAAGCATGGAGGGGGAAAAAAAGTAAAATGTGCCAACCATGATCTAGGGGAAAATAAATTAGtaagaaaaaatatgaaaaactTGGAGTTGAAGAAAAGACTTACAGATTTTGCATTCCAAATCTTACTGTAATTGTCAAGATCCCAGAGATTAACCTCAACACCTTTCCTATAGAAAAAGTAGTAATTTAATATTGCTCTGGCTAAATTTTCTCTATAACAACTATACAGTTGGTAACAGTTTTTCAAATTCACGAAAGTATGAGGCAATGTgttaagagagagagagaaagacaGAGAGGTAAATACAATCTGTCATGTAATTGACAGTGTGACCCTTTTACAATAAACTAGCCTCACGTGcttcatttatttttctttttcttttttttttattgggtAAAGAACTAAAGATGATTGATAAGTTAGATTACCACTAAAAAGGATTACTATTTTTTAGATTATTGGTAACATAATACAGACTACAGAGTTAATCTAACTGGTAATCTGTAATACCCTGTTAGGTATATAATAAAGATTACTAGTTAATATAAGTTTTTTACCAATGTATCCTATAGAAAAAGTAAcagaaataataaattttttaaagctTTGAATATGCAAGTGGTCATAATTTAGACTACGATTATTATCGtttattgattttaaattaaaattatcatgTTTTGATATTGAGTACATGTATTTCTATAGAAGAGGTTTATTTTCTATCTTGGAGGGACTTGAATAATTTGTAGTTTTTGGGAGTTGAAGGGTCTCTGTTATAACCCCTCTCTACTgttgtaatttaatttttccTCTTTTCAGTTCCCTTTTTTACCATGATAGGTGAACTGTCTTGTATTTCGTTCCTATGTTTTAATCaaacttaaataaataaattatttgaacACTTTTTTAGTACCCATATGCATTCAACATAACTTACAATCTTTTATGCAAAACTGATGCAAGTCATAGATACTCACCCTCCAAATAGAGCAAACTTCTCACTTCCGTCCACCTTGCAACACTCTATGCTACCACTAGCACATACATTCCATGCTTTTGAAGAATCAAGACAAGAAGATTCTATCGATGAATCAGTAATATCAATGGACCTTACGCTTGCATTCCCTTTTGATGTGCATGTAAGTAGCGTACAAGGCCTAAAACCAATCACAAATCAGAGTATGTTTGGAAGAATTCAAATAAAAGTAAACGAGTTGACAAAACACATTGGCACACATACATAAATACACATGTACGCACACAATTCTAGAGCTTAATGCAACTTGAAAATTAGAGAATGAATTGTGTGCATGAGAGATAACTAACTATTAGCTTGCAAAATCCCATCAACATCAACAGTACACCATTGCAGCAAACACTAAATTATGCAAATGTGACCATGTAAAAAAGGATGTGAGTTACAAGGAAATATACAAAATAACCACACCAATGCAGGACAACAGGTTAGACTCACTTCAAGTGACTGGTTTTGATTTAATAAAGAAATAACCCCTGGATATACTTTTGAAAGAAAGATGTGATACAAAACCCAAGCCTAAccttttataaattatttgggCTAATAGCCCACTAATAATAAGATTTATAATCTAACGACCAGCAAGCAGGATTACATGGAAGAGGGATATAAATCCACAAAGCAACCTAAATAAGTGACTTAAGTCTCCTCACTCGTGTAGGGTCTCCTCCGTTCACAGTTTCATAAAACAAGGCCAATATGAAGTAATTATTCAGTAGGGGGAAAAAAAATCAGTCTGACTATTGCCCTTATACTGAGCACAACCAAAATACAATACatgcaagaatgaaagacaaaCTTAAATTGTCAAAAAGCAGTGATTTATATACCTTGTAGATAACTCCAGATTTGCTTTTGCAAATAAATGCAAACCAACAACATCAGACTGAAGATCCAAATCACTAGAACTTGAAATTGTTGCCTGTAGATCTCCACTTACAGGACTCAAAATCTCAATCTGTACAtgtggagagagagagagagagagagaggtacATCAACATTTAAACCAAACTTGTTCTGTAgtaaccaaaaataaaaataccacAGCCTCTTCTTACCTGGCCATTTTTCCTAGCTACAGCTAATAACTGCAACACCagcaatgaaaaagaaaaaggagataAGAAAACAATGAACCCAGCTTTTCTGCTTCACATCTTCATTGTCAAACTCAAAAGAAAATTCTACCAAACAGATAGGACAGAAACAATGATTAAGGTAGTGAATGCTATGTAGTTTAGTGCCAAAAAAAACCAAAGCATCTTCATATTAAAGAGAGAATGCCAAAGTGGAGTTGTCAAACAAGATAAGATTAGACATTAGAGTGGTACTTattaaggaaaaataatggaaGCTTTCCTAATGTGGTTTAGTCATGGAAGAAGACTAGTAGAGGCTCGAACAGGAAAAGTGAACCAAAATGAAGATAGTATAAAAGGGGATCAAGGAAAACCCAAGAAGCAACCTTATTCTATATGCTTTTACTTCAAATTTGGTTTATGGTAGAACCAGAAAAGGTGAACTGATCCATGTAGTGTAGCCAACCCAAATGGTggaaattagttattatattagtGTCGGAAAATAATTACAACTAGTCAATTACGCCCGTATAAGATtctcaaaaagaaaaaaaatcataaaaatatcaaatttatttatataccaTTACAATAAAATGATGGGCAGTGGTGGACACGCACACAAAGATAGTATGATGCAATGTGAAGTTCTTGATGAAAAATGAAGAGTAAAGCCTGACCACATCACTAATAAACTTAGGACAAATCTTCAAGGCATAAAAACAATAGCTATTAAACTGAAATACACTGCCTATCTATAAGACAAGTATAGTGTGGTTTGCTTTAGACTCAAAAATGACCTATGCAGAGCCCTAAAGCTTAGTACTCAAGGAAGTTGCTATATCTGATTTTTCAAGCGATCACACAGCCCTGCTAAATTCCTACACTCATTGTTTCTTAGTTTTGTGTCATTTTATCTTCTTTTCATAACTCGAGGTAGCTTAACCTCACCCTATTGCAGTTCACacatatatttttaacattacttctttttgaaaacaaaaccCTAGTAGCATTAACAATTTAGATCATATTATCAGGAACAATTAACAATTCAATCATACTAGCACCATTAACAATCCCAGTAGAGCATTTGGTCAAGAGGGTAGATTAGAAAGGAGATACATTAGTGGTTAGGGCAAAGAGAGACCAAAGAAGACTTTGAATGAGGTGCTCCAAGAAAAAGAAATCTAAGCACAAATGAGCTTACTGCAGCAATGATACATGAAAGGGCACAATGGTATTGTTTGATCCATCTTAGTTAATAGGATACaagttttttgttgtttttgttgttgTATCAAGCACAATTAAATTTAGACCCACAATCTGCTTACTTATCAATGCCAACCAACATAATTTCAGATGAAACTAGAAATAATAACTAAGTAGTCTTGAGTTCAAGAATTAGAATCATCCCTAAAAAAGGAACAAACAAACCAACAAATGTGAATATATACACGACAAATGGTATTTTAGGAGAAAAAT
Above is a genomic segment from Arachis stenosperma cultivar V10309 chromosome 1, arast.V10309.gnm1.PFL2, whole genome shotgun sequence containing:
- the LOC130939834 gene encoding LOW QUALITY PROTEIN: uncharacterized protein LOC130939834 (The sequence of the model RefSeq protein was modified relative to this genomic sequence to represent the inferred CDS: deleted 1 base in 1 codon) codes for the protein MPRTTTVDCIGCPPLRALTFDTLGLIKVLEARDKQGAPRVVERWGEPDSSKGIMAVSMIQCHSNPLLAVARKNGQIEILSPVSGDLQATISSSSDLDLQSDVVGLHLFAKANLELSTRPCTLLTCTSKGNASVRSIDITDSSIESSCLDSSKAWNVCASGSIECCKVDGSEKFALFGGKGVEVNLWDLDNYSKIWNAKSPPKDSLGIFTPTWFTSAAFLRKDDHRKFVAGTNSHQIRLYDISAQRRPVLSFDFRETPIKALAEDIDGNSIYVGNGSGDMASFDIRTGKLLGCFTGKCSGSIRSIVRHPELPVVASCGLDSYLRLWDTKTRQLLSSVFLKQHLLHVVFDSGFTVEEIPQGADLPCKEQSVNEIGVMEGIEAPSLKRKKSSKNKGNVTDSERKKRSKNSKEGKKSKEMMKVRRLCQRVNRNPRKKARARNVKLMKKGCDSYGSSSM